Proteins found in one Hippopotamus amphibius kiboko isolate mHipAmp2 chromosome 12, mHipAmp2.hap2, whole genome shotgun sequence genomic segment:
- the PEX26 gene encoding peroxisome assembly protein 26 isoform X1, with product MRSDPATSAAPLRGLGGPLRSSEPVCATPAPSAAVLLLEEAADLLVVHLDFRAALRTCERAWQGLAAEPVGASSEVKCSLCVVGIQALAEMDRWREVLSWVLQYYQVPEKLPPKVLELCVLLYSKMREPGAVLDTVSAWLQDPDNQGLPEYRALAELHLQRVLLPLGCLSEAEELVVGSAAFSEEQRLDALQAISTARQQQKHGQFGPEENQTLNQEGSSSHKFLSLLMLLRQLWDSAVSHFFSLPFRKSLLAALLLCLLVVRFDLGGVGGPEPRPLEEETSLGESPLCPVDPECSGMNSEESLSVKKEKLHHNVIPHFPALPLQAGSDLPSDP from the exons ATGAGGAGTGACCCCGCGACTTCCGCAGCCCCCCTGAGGGGGCTCGGGGGGCCCCTGCGGAGCAGCGAGCCCGTGTGCGCCACCCCGGCCCCGTCGGCGGCCGTGCTTCTGCTGGAGGAGGCGGCCGACCTGTTGGTGGTGCACCTGGACTTCCGCGCCGCGCTGCGCACCTGCGAACGCGCCTGGCAGGGCTTGGCCGCGGAGCCGGTGGGCGC CTCCTCGGAGGTGAAATGCTCGCTGTGTGTTGTGGGGATCCAGGCCCTGGCAGAAATGGACCGGTGGCGGGAAGTCCTGTCGTGGGTCCTTCAGTATTACCAGGTTCCTGAGAAGCTGCCCCCCAAAGTCCTGGAACTGTG TGTTCTTTTATACAGCAAGATGCGGGAGCCTGGAGCTGTGCTGGACACGGTCAGTGCTTGGCTCCAAGACCCTGACAACCAGGGCCTTCCAGAGTACAGAGCCTTAGCAGAACTTCACTTGCAGCGAGTGCTGCTTCCTCTGGGCTGCTTGTCGGAGGCTGAAGAGCTAGTGGTGGGCTCTGCAGCCTTCAGTGAGGAGCAGCGGCTGGACGCACTTCAGGCCATTAGCACGGCACGGCAACAGCAGAAACATGGACAGTTCGGCCCTGAGGAGAACCAGACGCTAAACCAGGAAG GCTCCTCCTCACACAAGTTCCTGTCACTGCTGATGTTGCTTCGCCAGCTTTGGGATTCTGCAGTCAGCCACTTCTTTTCCCTGCCCTTCAGAAAGAGCCTGCTGGCTGCCCTGCTCCTCTGCCTCTTGGTGGTGAGGTTTGATCTGG GAGGAGTTGGTGGACCTGAGCCTCGCCCACTAGAAGAAGAGACCAGTCTTGGAGAAAGTCCACTCTGCCCTGTTGACCCTGAATGTTCAGGCATGAACTCTGAGGAGAGCCTCAgcgtaaaaaaagaaaaacttcatcaTAATGT CATCCCCCacttccctgcccttcctctaCAAGCTGGCTCAGATCTTCCATCGGATCCGTGA
- the PEX26 gene encoding peroxisome assembly protein 26 isoform X2, whose product MRSDPATSAAPLRGLGGPLRSSEPVCATPAPSAAVLLLEEAADLLVVHLDFRAALRTCERAWQGLAAEPVGASSEVKCSLCVVGIQALAEMDRWREVLSWVLQYYQVPEKLPPKVLELCVLLYSKMREPGAVLDTVSAWLQDPDNQGLPEYRALAELHLQRVLLPLGCLSEAEELVVGSAAFSEEQRLDALQAISTARQQQKHGQFGPEENQTLNQEGSSSHKFLSLLMLLRQLWDSAVSHFFSLPFRKSLLAALLLCLLVVRFDLASPTSLPFLYKLAQIFHRIREAVASPLCRLPVHD is encoded by the exons ATGAGGAGTGACCCCGCGACTTCCGCAGCCCCCCTGAGGGGGCTCGGGGGGCCCCTGCGGAGCAGCGAGCCCGTGTGCGCCACCCCGGCCCCGTCGGCGGCCGTGCTTCTGCTGGAGGAGGCGGCCGACCTGTTGGTGGTGCACCTGGACTTCCGCGCCGCGCTGCGCACCTGCGAACGCGCCTGGCAGGGCTTGGCCGCGGAGCCGGTGGGCGC CTCCTCGGAGGTGAAATGCTCGCTGTGTGTTGTGGGGATCCAGGCCCTGGCAGAAATGGACCGGTGGCGGGAAGTCCTGTCGTGGGTCCTTCAGTATTACCAGGTTCCTGAGAAGCTGCCCCCCAAAGTCCTGGAACTGTG TGTTCTTTTATACAGCAAGATGCGGGAGCCTGGAGCTGTGCTGGACACGGTCAGTGCTTGGCTCCAAGACCCTGACAACCAGGGCCTTCCAGAGTACAGAGCCTTAGCAGAACTTCACTTGCAGCGAGTGCTGCTTCCTCTGGGCTGCTTGTCGGAGGCTGAAGAGCTAGTGGTGGGCTCTGCAGCCTTCAGTGAGGAGCAGCGGCTGGACGCACTTCAGGCCATTAGCACGGCACGGCAACAGCAGAAACATGGACAGTTCGGCCCTGAGGAGAACCAGACGCTAAACCAGGAAG GCTCCTCCTCACACAAGTTCCTGTCACTGCTGATGTTGCTTCGCCAGCTTTGGGATTCTGCAGTCAGCCACTTCTTTTCCCTGCCCTTCAGAAAGAGCCTGCTGGCTGCCCTGCTCCTCTGCCTCTTGGTGGTGAGGTTTGATCTGG CATCCCCCacttccctgcccttcctctaCAAGCTGGCTCAGATCTTCCATCGGATCCGTGAGGCCGTGGCTTCTCCTCTCTGCCGGCTTCCTGTCCACGACTGA